Proteins encoded within one genomic window of Bradyrhizobium sp. 186:
- a CDS encoding LysR family transcriptional regulator, with the protein MELYQLRCFVAAAEQLHFGRAAQHLQMLPSALGRQIRLLEEDLGTRLFARTTRAVSLTEDGATLLRDARAILARVEAVESNLRNRSRAGAARKLRVGAIDSAAAGLLPSLLRDFRAKHPEVAVQLLEDKTVRLLPKILTGALDLAIVRPPDSADKRLEFRHLLLETAIVAFPQRHALAARNSITLAEIAEEAMLVPDRRSRPHSHDLTIKLFEQAGLTPRIVQVADEKQTIINLVATKLGVAIVPRWTTRMAVTGVRFVSLRPKQSGPVGRLPLAAAWLRGSRDPARDAMLSVLEARLRSYARDA; encoded by the coding sequence ATGGAATTGTATCAGCTCCGATGCTTCGTGGCGGCGGCCGAGCAGTTGCATTTCGGCCGGGCAGCGCAGCATCTTCAGATGCTGCCCTCTGCGCTCGGACGTCAGATCAGGCTGCTGGAGGAGGATTTGGGAACGCGGCTGTTCGCGCGGACGACGCGCGCGGTGTCGCTCACCGAGGACGGCGCGACGCTGCTTCGCGACGCGCGTGCCATCCTCGCCCGTGTCGAGGCGGTCGAGAGCAATTTGCGCAACCGCTCGCGCGCAGGGGCTGCTCGAAAACTCCGGGTCGGTGCGATCGACAGCGCGGCGGCCGGGCTGTTGCCGTCGCTCTTGCGCGATTTCCGCGCCAAGCATCCGGAAGTCGCGGTGCAGCTTCTTGAAGACAAGACCGTCCGGCTGCTGCCAAAGATCCTGACCGGCGCGCTCGATCTCGCCATCGTCCGTCCGCCCGACAGCGCGGACAAGCGGCTCGAATTCCGCCACCTCCTGCTGGAGACGGCGATCGTGGCGTTCCCGCAGCGGCACGCGCTGGCCGCGCGCAACTCGATCACGCTGGCGGAGATCGCCGAGGAGGCGATGCTGGTGCCGGACCGCCGCTCCAGGCCGCACAGCCATGACCTCACCATAAAGCTGTTCGAGCAGGCCGGCTTGACGCCGCGCATCGTGCAGGTCGCCGATGAGAAGCAGACCATCATCAATCTGGTGGCAACGAAGCTCGGGGTCGCGATCGTGCCGCGCTGGACGACGCGGATGGCGGTCACCGGCGTGCGCTTCGTGTCGCTCCGGCCGAAGCAGAGCGGTCCCGTCGGCCGGCTGCCTCTTGCTGCGGCATGGCTGCGCGGCTCACGCGACCCGGCCCGCGATGCGATGCTGTCTGTGCTCGAGGCGCGCCTGCGCAGCTATGCGCGGGACGCCTGA